The DNA sequence GAcgttcacactttcacatgtgtcACAGGTGTCAGTGATGTATATGTCATGTGATTAACGCCTGTGACCTCACACTGAGTAGTTTGACAAGAAAACACAATTTCAGTCTTCGTACCTcagaaatgtaatgtttcattaaatgtgtttcttgtcatgtctttgtaattattaactatcagtttctgagtgaaaacctTTCTGAAGTCAATGTTTTTGTCAGTGCACCTGTTGGAGCATGTGAAGATGGCTGGGTATTATATGTGCTTCAGCACACAGTCTGATGACAGGTTGATCTTCAGCTGTCCATCCGTGTTTGACCGCTTCAGTTCATTCTGTGACAGACGCTAACTCTGTGTTCGAGGGCGTCTGAAGTGTGACTCTCGTGTCTGGACTGATGAgtcctgcaggtgtgtgtgtgtgagtgtgtgtgtgtgtgtgtgtgtgtgtgtgtgtgtggtttcaccTTTATTTAGTCCGTATCCTGTTTCTGATTTCCATAAGGTGGTGGGGATCTAAATGTGTGTCCTCTTCATTTGGTTAGAATCAGTCAATACAAACGTGTGTGTTTGTATCTAAGGGACAGATTTGTAGCAGCTGTGAGCTAAATCTGACCTCGAATGCCCTTATTTGTagtaacagtttaaaataacatgcagaaagttttttctgttagtgtttgtttaGGTTAGCTTATAGTATTTAGAACTAGCTGTGTATAAaactatgtaaatatatatagtgtCTTCATTTAGATAGATGAGTAAACGTGTGTGGGGGTTATTctagatattatatttaatatattgatcCAGTGATTATGAATGACTGCAGAGTTACTGCTTACACCATACAttctttagtgtttttttattttcttggacAAAAAAACCTTGTTAATGTTGGTCCATTTTACACTAATTTAAGCTACATAATTTTTTTggacaaaatacattttagttgatGACAATATGTTAATTTTGGaaagatttaaatgtataaatttcattttttttccaatgTATAAACATTGATTactcataaaattatttataattgtataaacattaattataaaacataaatatatatatatatatatatatatatatatatatatatatattatctacatttataaattatataagttATCAACATAAAATATAACTTGAGAATAAACAGTCATTGATCAGGAGTCTAATCTGAAGTCTAATCTAAATACAAATGGACATGTAATAttgatgtgtgtgagtgtaaatgatttcattatgtgagaagaaagagAGCGATACAAGAGACATGAAACTAGTGCAGCGATGAAGGAAATCCAGTGATCGAGTGTATATTAACTCCAGCTGTGTACGGTCACAGTGATGGGCCAATCACGATCCAGCATGTATCGTGAGACTGGAGACTGGAGTGTGTTTCTGCTGTAGGCCGCGCTGAAGCCTGAGACTGGATTCCAGCTCTGCTCGTGTTGAGAGTCGCGCGCCTGGGGAAATGCTCCTGATAAATCATCCGATTGTGTCTCCTGGGACGGGGAGTATTTTTGAAGCAGCATCAGTAGAGACGGAGCCCGCGGGGGTTTCACAGCACTGCTAACTGTGAAAAAGAAATGAGACATTGATCATAGCAGGAACAGCCATCctgaacagagagagaaacaccAATGTGTGAGAGATGCGAGTCTCCTCCGCCAGCGCCGCATAGCAGTGTTACCATGACGACTGTGCGGCGAGAGACGGCCGTCCACCAATCAGTGTGTGCGAGTCTGTCTGAAGGGATCCTGAGCTACTGATCCTTAAAGAATGAGTTTTCCAGCGCACAGTTTATCAGTCACACACTGATCAGATACCAGACTGGGCTCTAGCTCAGCTTACatacttatttaattattatgttatatataagatcaggatgagtttgtttgcAGCACTGAATCAGTGTCTCattaatggatgctctgcagtgaatgggtgccgtcagaactcatcctgatcttggatgGCCTGCTTTGATTCCCTTTGAACTAGAAAGATACTTAAACATTGTGTTTGGTTCAGCTGGCAGCAAATAAACAAGATCCATGGATactataaactatattttttgttatCTCAGCATTATATTTTCTAGATATTGACAGTGTAAATGTATTTCAGTTGACTATCGAGCTGCTCAGTAGATGTGTGATCATTCGCAGCTCCCGCTATGACAGTATTGGAGCCTGATGATCAATAGATTCGTCAATAAACAGCGATCGTATTAGTGTGAGCACTGACCTTCTTCACTGCAATTAAAACACATTATCCTCTTGTGTGAGCGTTAATGATGAACTACATAAAATAAGAGATTTTGATGAGCTATATTTGTCaacaataaatacatgtaaagtaACACAAAACATGCTGATTctaattaaagtcattttattttagacaGTTTTAGTGTTGAGTATTTGAGTCTGGCTGTGAGAAACTGATTTCTGTTGTGAGCATGGTGCTGAAGCTGTGCTGTCCTCTGTCTCATGTGATCTTCAGAGCTGTAATGGGCTCGGCCctccgtctctctgtctctctgcaggTTCAGCTGACGTTACAGGAGACTGTCCCGCCCCTTTCATCTCGTCCGTTCCTCTGTCCTTACCATGGCACTGTCACTCTGGTTACTGTGGATGTGTCCTGTGCTGCTTAGCAACATCGCTCCCTCTGAACAAGGTGAGTGCTGCACCCTAAAACACCTGGACTAGTCTCCGCCCCTCAGACCCAGGAGCAATCCTATTGGCTGAAACAACCATTGATGTGTTTTATTCAGCGACTACTTGAAAATCCTTCAATATCATATCACTATTTTATAGAGTGAATACCAccatagatagacagatagatagatagatagatagatagatagatagatagatagatagatagatagatagatagatagatagatagatagatagacagacacaaagacagacagacagacagacagacagacagatagatagatagatagatagatagatagatagatagatagatagatagatagatagatagatagatagatagacagatagattgatagatagatagatagatagatagatagatagatagatagatagacagacagacagacagacagacagacagacagacagacagacagacagacagacagacagagagatagatagatagatagatagatagatagatagatagatagatagatagacagacagacagacagacagacagacagacagacagacagacagacaacagacagacagatagatagatagatagatagatagatagatagatagatagatagatagatagacagatagattgatagatagatagatagatagatagatagatagatagatagatagacagacagacagacagacagacagacagacagacagatagacagacagatagatagatggatagacagaaggatagatagatagatagatagatagatagatagatagatagatagatagacagatagacagatagacaaatagatagacagacagacagacagacagacagacagacagagagatagatagatagatagatagatagatagatagatagatagatagatagatagatagatagacagacagacagacagatagacagatagacagatggatagatagatagatagacagaaggatagatagatagatagatagatagatagatagatagatagatagatagatagatagatagatagatagatagatagacagacagatgatcaCATGATCTTGAGGAAGTGATGTGatgctgtgtgtctgtgatcATCAGCTCTGAGTCGAGCGGCGATGCCCTTCGGTCTGATGAGGAGAGAGCTGGCGTGTGAGGGGTACCCCATCGAGCTGCGCTGcccaggaagtgatgtcatcatgATTGAGACGGCCAACTACGGCCGCACTGACGACAAGATCTGCGACGCGGACCCCTTCCAGATGGAGAACGTGCAGTGCTACCAGCCAGATGCGTTCAAGATCATGTCACACAGGTACACATCAACTCACACAACTCACTCTCATCTCTTCAGAAGCACAGTTCTGTCATGAAAACTCTTGAGAGATGTTAGCATGGTAATttatatgacaatgttaatgtacttggtcttggcggaatagatctgttggttattgctgtagttgtagattattgTTGCTTCTGCTTCTGCAtcaagtacaggaacttgcttCTGCCAATAGATATGCTgattaagacatactgctgctgcacaaatagcaaatacaatctgtacaggtggagctggggaaggtggagggtttcagaggaactctgaaagTGCACTGCAGTCTGCTCAAGTGAATGTTAACtagccatttaaatgtaaagcagcatGCTCATTAACTGCTtatgcaacatgaaccaatcagcttgcgCCATGTCATCTAATGCTGAGAATAACGCCAGTTCACGTAAAGAACCATCTAGAGTTTTATGACGATATGAATATATTATGAATTTGGCACTAAACGTATCGCTAGTTTGTTTTGTCAGTTAGTAATTCGGttagtaatatgtattttagttttttacaattttttttttttactggtgtattaggggtgtaacagtttAATTGGACTTTCTGTTTCAGTACACATGCGTACCGaacaaatcattaaatattttatgaaattcaaaCAAAACCTGATGTTTTAGAGATCTTTGATGTGGCGTGagatattgcagtatattgaaaTGCATGGATTATTCCTTCATCTTTACTACTAGTTTTAACACAAAATTAACATGAATGAAAGATCATGCCTCATGTAAACGCACAATCAGTGTTTCAATTGCGGAAAGACGTCAttaaaacagcttgtaaacaaaatgtcacgtATTTTAGTTAACTTCAGTTAAGGCAAGTCATCAGTGTCCACAGCTCATTATTTGCTAGAGAAATTAAGTCTATAAAAGAGcagtttaataaatattatagtatatacttcattatattttactttacctgttagtGATGTCAGAGATACAgataaggttgggggttcgattccccgggaacacatgataggtaaagaATTGATAGGCTGAATGCGCTGTAAGTCAtgttggataaaagcgtctgctaaatgcataaattacatttttttaatttatttaaatttcaattttaatttaaattatatatagcataaattacaattttttttttttttttttgtaaaatttaaattattatatataacatttgtgACAGATTTACCTCCAAAAAGTGAGCTAAATC is a window from the Carassius auratus strain Wakin unplaced genomic scaffold, ASM336829v1 scaf_tig00039250, whole genome shotgun sequence genome containing:
- the LOC113083716 gene encoding adhesion G protein-coupled receptor L1-like; its protein translation is MALSLWLLWMCPVLLSNIAPSEQALSRAAMPFGLMRRELACEGYPIELRCPGSDVIMIETANYGRTDDKICDADPFQMENVQCYQPDAFKIMSHRCNNRTQCVVVAGADVFPDPCPGTYKYLEIQYECVPYSE